The Labeo rohita strain BAU-BD-2019 unplaced genomic scaffold, IGBB_LRoh.1.0 scaffold_219, whole genome shotgun sequence genome includes a window with the following:
- the wbp2nl gene encoding postacrosomal sheath WW domain-binding protein produces the protein MTLNRNHHPNGGILIQAGESILRECKNVELSFSDITPKNDLFRGTKKGSVYLTQYRMVFVSSTMKEKFCSFMFPYYLMKNCSIEQPVFAANYIQGLIKAEAGGGWEGQANFKMSFPSGGAIELGQHLFKLATNASRAPPAQNGAFGLPAGMNGYASPAMPQPYPYPYPSMPQAGYNPYPQPPAAAGVYPSAPMYMAPPPPYPGPPQDWCPPPVAPGNAKAAEAASSAFYNPSNPHNVYMPMDQPPPYFPPENPDKKNN, from the exons ATGACGCTGAACCGAAACCATCACCCGAACGGAGGAATCCTGATCCAGGCCGGGGAGAG CATCTTGCGAGAATGCAAGAACGTTGAACTTTCTTTCAGTGACATCACGCCCAAAAACGACCTGTTCAGGGGGACCAAGAAGGGCTCCGTCTACCTCACCCAGTACAGG atgGTGTTTGTCAGCAGTACAATGAAAGAGAAGTTCTGCTCCTTCATGTTCCCGTACTATCTGATGAAGAACTGCAGCATCGAGCAGCCGGTGTTTGCTGCCAACTACATCCAGGGTTTGATCAAAGCCGAGGCGGGAG GTGGATGGGAGGGTCAGGCCAACTTCAAGATGTCTTTCCCCAGCGGAGGAGCCATTGAGCTGGGACAACACCTCTTCAAACTGGCCACCAACG cgtCTCGAGCTCCCCCGGCTCAGAACGGAGCGTTCGGATTGCCCGCAGGGATGAACGGATACGCCAGTCCAGCCATGCCACAGCCGTACCCGTACCCGTATCCCAGTATGCCGCAGGCCGGGTACAACCCCTACCCACAACCCCCTGCTGCAGCAG GTGTGTATCCCAGCGCTCCCATGTACATGGCTCCTCCTCCTCCGTATCCCGGACCTCCTCAGGACTGGTGTCCGCCTccag TGGCTCCAGGAAATGCCAAAGCAGCAGAAGCGGCCAGCAGCGCCTTCTACAATCCCAGCAACCCTCACAACGTCTACATGCCCAtg GATCAGCCGCCTCCGTATTTCCCACCTGAGAATCCAGACAAGAAGAACAACTGA